Proteins encoded within one genomic window of Edaphobacter lichenicola:
- a CDS encoding VIT1/CCC1 transporter family protein, with amino-acid sequence MLLPPAQSLHYTTQMHEVAHAPHTHGPHVEGHFESSEVVRDIVIGLSDGLTVPFALAAGLSGAVASSRIVVLAGLAEIAAGSIAMGLGGYLAARGDAEHYVSERRREEREIVERTRDEEEEIYEIFEHYDVDRASATPVLNALKQNPTAWVDFMMRFELGLEEPAANRAHRSALTIAISYIAGGLIPLLPYMLVPDNLTALKLSVVITLVALAIFGALKGRLVGTGWLRSALQTVLIGGAAAAVAYTLARLLNGSSS; translated from the coding sequence GTGCTTCTTCCGCCTGCACAAAGCCTGCACTACACTACCCAGATGCATGAGGTAGCCCACGCACCCCACACCCACGGCCCCCACGTCGAAGGTCACTTCGAATCCTCCGAGGTCGTTCGCGATATCGTCATTGGCCTCTCCGACGGTCTCACCGTTCCCTTCGCCCTCGCCGCAGGTCTCTCCGGCGCCGTCGCCTCCTCCCGCATCGTAGTCCTCGCCGGCCTCGCCGAAATCGCCGCCGGCTCCATCGCCATGGGCCTCGGCGGCTATCTCGCCGCTCGCGGAGACGCCGAACACTACGTCTCCGAACGCCGCCGTGAAGAACGCGAGATCGTCGAACGCACCCGCGACGAAGAAGAAGAGATCTATGAGATCTTCGAGCACTACGACGTCGATCGCGCCAGCGCAACCCCAGTCCTCAACGCGCTCAAACAAAACCCCACCGCCTGGGTCGACTTCATGATGCGCTTCGAACTCGGCCTCGAGGAGCCCGCCGCAAACCGCGCGCACCGCTCCGCCCTCACCATCGCCATCTCCTACATCGCCGGCGGACTCATCCCACTGCTCCCCTACATGCTCGTCCCGGACAACCTCACCGCCCTCAAACTCTCCGTCGTCATCACGCTCGTTGCCCTCGCAATCTTCGGAGCACTGAAGGGAAGGCTGGTGGGCACGGGGTGGCTGCGCAGCGCCCTCCAGACAGTTCTCATCGGAGGAGCCGCAGCCGCAGTCGCCTACACGCTGGCCCGCCTTCTCAACGGCAGCTCAAGCTGA
- a CDS encoding carboxypeptidase-like regulatory domain-containing protein codes for MERGEAKVRGSIRSAALGWALGLVLVGTAWGQAVPPVQPGAAPPAPDAAPAAVETPATVEASGGTISGTVKAGAVPLPGVAVTASNTLTGKKDATTTDVNGAFAMTVPRNGRYVVRAELAAFAAETKEVLINAAGQNGGKPAQVAEFGLQLASRVQQQEERQAAATSAGVARGLQALSVTGDASGLADATVGGGGSAGAQLPSLAGIGGGDAAASDSVTVNGAVGQTNGLAGYSEDDIRERVQDAIAQAQRQGGAVGDIANSVAGMIGGMMGGGGFGGPGGGGFGGRGGGGGRGGGGGGGGFRGFNPTQPHGAVFYQGGNGALDATNFSLTGAPVVKPAYSSNRFGVSFTGSPFIPGVVKASTKQFVFFNVTGQRNITPSNLYGTVPTDGTNGTDNERAGDFSRLAQTLYDPATGQQFSCGGVLNVICPSQISTQAKALLNFYPAPNIATTGRQGYNYQTITTAGNNATTAALRYVRNFGQNNTFGGGRRQQQGNGPATLRQNINFNGSYSHTAADNPNIFLPLGGATETNGYGVTAGYTIGYGKLTNNASINWNRSHSTARNYFTNGSDPLDGTGISIPKPVIGGDAGIYNGLPSVSLPNFTGLTQALPSDAVNQTISFSDFVSYRYKKHNMRYGFDIRRMHADTVGGTNVVGSFTFTGYATQNPASACTPSSTVACPVVPPSGYGLADLLLGLPQQSAIQAATQKTYLRANVFDWYAQDDWRALSNLTMNYGIRYEYFSPYVEKDNRLVNLNHNADFSVVTPVCPVAIAGSCTAGTVRSLVNPDRNMYSPRVGFAYRPKLKIFKDTVVRGGYGINFNTGQYATLARNLSAQVPFALTQTNVVGQTGCTPGTLTLANGFGCSTTPVQNNYAANLDYRLGHVQVWNVDIQRTLPLGIVANIGYNGAKGGGLDIVRAPNRTATGVLNPGAQPFNYEDSLGFSRFQQLSVNVRKRLQKGVSLQATYHYGHSIDNASSIGGTTVVPAQNDLDLNAEEGNSSFDVRHQVTGNWVLELPFGPNRAFFTKGGFWSRALDGFSLSGDFTFASGTYFTPHYISTVSETATGTNNTLRPDRVFSQPIAGEQNILNWFNAAAFAAPANGYGTASRGSIEGPGIAVTDASLSRTVALGETRSFEMRVTATNVFNTVQYSGIDTTLNSQTFGQVTSAATMRRLTVLARFRF; via the coding sequence ATGGAGCGAGGCGAGGCAAAGGTGCGGGGATCGATTCGATCAGCAGCGTTGGGTTGGGCGTTGGGTCTGGTGTTGGTTGGGACCGCGTGGGGACAGGCCGTGCCGCCGGTTCAACCAGGTGCGGCACCACCGGCGCCGGATGCGGCGCCTGCTGCTGTTGAGACGCCTGCTACGGTTGAGGCGAGTGGCGGAACGATCAGTGGGACAGTGAAGGCTGGAGCAGTTCCCTTGCCCGGGGTTGCCGTGACGGCGAGCAATACGCTGACCGGGAAGAAGGATGCGACGACGACCGATGTGAATGGCGCGTTTGCGATGACGGTTCCGCGCAACGGCCGGTACGTGGTGAGGGCTGAGTTGGCAGCGTTCGCAGCGGAGACGAAGGAGGTTTTGATCAACGCCGCTGGACAGAATGGCGGCAAGCCTGCGCAGGTGGCGGAGTTTGGATTGCAGCTGGCTTCCCGGGTGCAGCAGCAGGAGGAGCGCCAGGCCGCTGCGACGAGCGCTGGAGTTGCGCGGGGGTTGCAGGCGTTGAGCGTGACTGGGGATGCGTCGGGTTTGGCTGATGCGACGGTAGGCGGAGGAGGGAGTGCCGGGGCGCAGCTTCCGTCGCTCGCAGGGATTGGGGGAGGCGATGCGGCGGCAAGCGATTCGGTGACGGTGAATGGCGCGGTGGGACAGACGAATGGGCTTGCGGGATATAGCGAAGACGATATTCGGGAGCGGGTGCAGGACGCGATTGCGCAGGCGCAGCGGCAGGGTGGGGCGGTGGGCGATATTGCGAATTCGGTGGCAGGGATGATAGGCGGAATGATGGGAGGGGGAGGATTTGGCGGGCCGGGCGGCGGTGGATTCGGAGGGCGCGGTGGTGGCGGCGGACGTGGTGGTGGTGGCGGTGGCGGCGGGTTTCGTGGGTTCAATCCTACGCAGCCGCATGGAGCGGTGTTCTACCAGGGTGGCAACGGTGCGCTGGATGCGACAAACTTTTCGTTGACGGGAGCGCCGGTGGTGAAGCCGGCTTATAGCTCGAACCGGTTTGGCGTGAGCTTTACCGGGTCGCCGTTTATTCCGGGAGTGGTGAAGGCGAGTACGAAGCAGTTCGTCTTCTTCAACGTGACGGGGCAGCGGAATATTACGCCCTCGAACCTGTACGGCACGGTGCCGACCGACGGTACCAATGGAACGGACAACGAGCGGGCCGGAGATTTTTCGCGCCTGGCGCAGACGCTGTATGATCCGGCGACGGGACAACAGTTCAGCTGCGGCGGCGTGTTGAATGTGATTTGTCCGAGTCAGATCTCTACGCAGGCTAAGGCGCTGCTGAACTTTTATCCTGCGCCGAATATTGCAACGACGGGACGACAGGGTTACAACTACCAGACGATTACGACGGCGGGAAACAACGCTACGACGGCGGCGCTGCGATACGTGCGGAACTTTGGGCAGAACAACACGTTTGGCGGGGGACGCAGGCAGCAACAGGGCAACGGGCCTGCGACGTTACGGCAGAATATCAACTTCAATGGAAGCTACTCGCACACGGCTGCGGATAATCCGAATATCTTTCTGCCACTGGGGGGCGCGACCGAGACGAATGGATATGGCGTGACTGCGGGCTACACGATCGGATATGGGAAGCTGACCAACAACGCTTCGATCAACTGGAACCGGTCGCACAGCACGGCGCGGAACTACTTTACGAATGGGAGCGATCCGCTGGATGGGACGGGGATCAGTATTCCGAAGCCGGTGATTGGGGGCGATGCGGGGATCTATAACGGCCTGCCGAGTGTGAGCCTCCCAAACTTTACCGGGTTGACGCAGGCGCTGCCGAGCGATGCGGTGAATCAGACGATCTCGTTCTCGGACTTTGTGAGTTACAGATACAAGAAACACAATATGCGCTATGGGTTTGATATACGTCGAATGCATGCGGACACGGTGGGTGGGACGAATGTGGTGGGGTCGTTCACGTTTACCGGGTATGCGACGCAGAATCCGGCGAGTGCGTGTACGCCTTCGTCGACGGTGGCTTGCCCCGTGGTTCCGCCGAGTGGATATGGACTGGCCGATCTTTTGCTGGGGCTGCCGCAGCAGTCGGCAATACAGGCGGCGACGCAGAAGACTTATTTACGCGCGAATGTCTTTGACTGGTATGCGCAGGACGATTGGCGGGCGCTGTCGAATCTGACTATGAACTACGGGATTCGATATGAGTATTTTTCGCCATACGTGGAGAAGGATAATCGGCTGGTGAATCTGAATCACAATGCGGATTTTTCGGTGGTGACGCCGGTGTGTCCGGTGGCGATTGCGGGGTCTTGTACGGCGGGGACGGTGCGGTCGCTGGTGAATCCGGACAGGAATATGTACTCGCCGCGGGTGGGGTTTGCGTATCGGCCGAAGCTGAAGATCTTCAAAGATACGGTGGTGCGCGGAGGGTATGGAATCAACTTCAACACGGGGCAGTATGCGACGCTGGCTAGAAATCTGTCGGCGCAGGTGCCGTTTGCGTTGACGCAGACCAACGTGGTAGGGCAGACGGGATGCACGCCGGGGACGTTGACGCTGGCGAATGGGTTTGGCTGCTCGACGACGCCGGTGCAGAATAACTACGCTGCGAATCTGGACTATCGACTGGGGCATGTGCAGGTGTGGAACGTGGATATTCAGCGGACGCTGCCGCTGGGGATCGTGGCGAATATTGGGTACAACGGAGCGAAGGGCGGGGGGCTGGATATTGTGCGGGCGCCGAATCGGACGGCGACGGGGGTGCTGAATCCGGGGGCGCAGCCTTTCAACTATGAGGATTCGCTGGGGTTTTCGCGGTTTCAGCAACTGAGCGTGAATGTGAGGAAGCGGCTGCAGAAGGGGGTTTCGCTGCAGGCGACGTATCACTATGGGCACTCGATCGATAATGCTTCGTCGATTGGCGGGACGACGGTGGTGCCGGCGCAGAACGATCTGGATCTGAATGCGGAGGAGGGGAACAGCTCTTTCGATGTGCGACACCAGGTGACTGGAAACTGGGTGCTGGAGCTGCCGTTTGGGCCGAATCGGGCGTTCTTTACGAAGGGTGGATTCTGGTCGAGGGCGCTGGATGGGTTCTCGCTTTCGGGGGATTTTACCTTTGCTTCGGGGACTTACTTTACGCCGCACTATATTTCGACGGTGTCGGAGACAGCTACGGGGACCAACAACACGCTGCGGCCGGACAGGGTGTTTTCGCAGCCAATCGCGGGGGAACAGAATATTTTGAACTGGTTCAATGCGGCGGCGTTTGCGGCTCCGGCGAACGGGTATGGGACTGCGTCGCGCGGGTCGATTGAAGGGCCGGGGATTGCAGTTACGGATGCTTCGCTGTCGCGGACAGTGGCGCTTGGGGAGACGCGGTCATTTGAGATGAGGGTGACGGCGACGAATGTCTTCAACACGGTGCAGTACTCGGGGATTGATACGACGTTGAACTCGCAGACGTTTGGTCAGGTGACCTCGGCGGCGACGATGCGGCGGTTGACGGTGCTGGCGCGGTTTCGGTTTTGA
- a CDS encoding DUF4337 domain-containing protein, which yields MEANEVSEFANQMKESGESGGESLKSISLGISVLAVLVAMVTVLGHRTHTEAVLMQSRAGDQWNEYQAKKIRMDNLSVTLDLLAMEPTLNAAATESKRKEYEAHIEKWKEDLSEEQNKAREFEAEVTHAEAKAYRYDLGEALLQIAVVLCSVTLFTRRRAYFLLGLSLGAAGVVISISALLVR from the coding sequence ATGGAAGCCAATGAAGTCTCAGAGTTTGCCAATCAGATGAAGGAATCAGGAGAGTCCGGTGGGGAGTCGCTGAAGAGCATCTCGCTCGGGATCTCGGTTCTGGCGGTGCTGGTCGCCATGGTCACCGTTCTTGGGCATCGCACTCACACCGAGGCGGTGCTGATGCAGTCTCGCGCGGGCGATCAGTGGAACGAGTACCAGGCGAAGAAGATTCGCATGGATAATCTCTCGGTCACCTTGGATCTGCTGGCGATGGAGCCTACCCTCAACGCTGCTGCCACCGAGTCGAAGCGGAAGGAGTATGAGGCTCATATCGAGAAGTGGAAGGAAGATCTCTCCGAGGAGCAGAACAAGGCGCGTGAGTTTGAGGCTGAGGTAACTCACGCCGAGGCCAAGGCCTATCGTTACGATCTTGGCGAGGCGCTTCTGCAGATTGCCGTGGTTCTCTGCTCGGTTACGCTCTTCACCCGGAGACGTGCCTACTTTCTTCTTGGACTCTCGCTGGGGGCAGCGGGGGTTGTTATCTCCATCTCTGCTTTGCTTGTGCGCTGA